One Meiothermus sp. QL-1 DNA segment encodes these proteins:
- the argB gene encoding acetylglutamate kinase, with protein MQALLVKIGGSLREAGAILDELCAYPGPLVLVHGGGPRIGAWLERLGFESRFHQGLRVTPPEQMEVVEMVLTALGKELAEGLSRRGRAAVALSGRDALLLQAQVLDPALGRVGEVRAVNVDLLAQMLRAGLTPLVAPIGLDDAGPLNINADTAAGAIAGALGLPALFLTDVVGVLRDPQDPTSRLALLRREEAEALIGAGVIHGGMVPKVGAALHALARGAPWATIARGEPGVLRGVLEGHLGTRLVG; from the coding sequence ATGCAGGCCTTGCTGGTAAAAATTGGGGGCAGCCTGAGGGAGGCGGGGGCCATACTAGACGAACTTTGCGCCTACCCGGGGCCCTTGGTGTTGGTGCATGGTGGGGGACCCCGGATTGGGGCCTGGCTGGAGCGGCTGGGTTTTGAGAGCCGCTTCCACCAGGGGCTGCGGGTTACCCCCCCTGAGCAGATGGAGGTGGTGGAGATGGTGCTCACCGCCCTGGGCAAGGAGCTGGCCGAAGGGCTTTCGCGCCGGGGTCGGGCTGCGGTGGCCCTCTCGGGCCGGGACGCTTTGCTGCTGCAGGCGCAGGTGCTGGACCCGGCTTTGGGCCGGGTGGGCGAGGTTCGGGCGGTCAACGTGGACCTGCTCGCGCAGATGCTTCGGGCTGGACTCACCCCTTTGGTGGCCCCTATCGGACTGGACGACGCCGGCCCCCTCAACATCAATGCCGACACGGCGGCGGGGGCCATCGCCGGGGCCCTGGGGCTGCCGGCCCTTTTCCTGACCGACGTGGTGGGGGTGCTGCGCGACCCCCAGGACCCCACCAGCCGTCTGGCGCTGCTAAGGCGGGAGGAGGCCGAGGCCCTGATTGGGGCGGGGGTCATCCACGGGGGGATGGTGCCCAAGGTGGGGGCAGCGCTCCACGCGCTGGCCCGGGGGGCTCCCTGGGCCACCATTGCCCGTGGAGAGCCGGGGGTGCTGCGGGGGGTGCTCGAGGGCCACCTGGGCACCCGGTTGGTGGGCTAG
- a CDS encoding phosphotransferase family protein: MEVLSALEARFGLRLTPLVGGAEARTFAGDGLVFKIYPPEASAQPGGILAARLEALNMTKAGLGDWVVEAFAMGQHGVLVTRRYPGANFTPEACTQAALDELASFFVRLHAIAEPGVVSRARLEERLGQFGRTLHDLPEAQRLVRWLWPHIEEVAGTPQAFCHRDPHAGNILLRHPEAQGVPAALLVDWVRAQPDDPARDLAILTTGTLDLLGEERARAVLRQVVCSYPEPLPLWRRLRFWVPLTYLHDIHWFRTKNPSGFAAAVSEKLPRALRFYQEFEPRPF; this comes from the coding sequence GTGGAGGTTTTGTCGGCCCTCGAGGCCCGCTTTGGCCTGCGCCTCACCCCTTTGGTGGGGGGTGCGGAGGCGCGCACCTTTGCCGGGGATGGGCTGGTCTTCAAAATCTACCCTCCGGAGGCCTCTGCCCAGCCCGGGGGCATCCTGGCTGCGCGACTGGAAGCTTTGAACATGACCAAGGCCGGGTTAGGGGACTGGGTGGTGGAGGCCTTTGCTATGGGGCAGCACGGGGTGCTGGTCACCCGGCGCTACCCCGGGGCCAACTTCACCCCCGAGGCCTGCACCCAGGCGGCCTTGGATGAGCTGGCCAGTTTTTTTGTGCGCCTGCACGCCATTGCCGAGCCGGGGGTGGTGAGCCGGGCCCGCCTGGAGGAGCGGCTTGGGCAGTTCGGCCGCACCCTGCACGACCTGCCCGAGGCCCAGCGGTTGGTGCGCTGGCTTTGGCCGCATATCGAGGAGGTGGCCGGAACCCCCCAGGCCTTCTGCCATCGCGATCCCCATGCGGGCAACATCCTCCTCAGGCACCCCGAAGCCCAGGGGGTGCCGGCGGCTTTATTGGTGGACTGGGTGCGGGCCCAGCCCGACGACCCGGCCCGCGACCTGGCCATCCTGACCACAGGAACCCTGGACCTCCTCGGGGAAGAGAGGGCCCGCGCCGTGCTGCGACAGGTGGTCTGCAGCTACCCCGAGCCGCTTCCCCTGTGGCGCCGCCTGCGCTTCTGGGTGCCCCTCACCTATTTGCACGACATCCACTGGTTTCGCACCAAGAACCCCTCCGGCTTCGCGGCGGCGGTGTCCGAGAAGCTGCCTAGGGCCCTTAGGTTCTACCAGGAGTTCGAGCCCAGGCCCTTCTAG